One genomic window of Puniceibacterium sp. IMCC21224 includes the following:
- a CDS encoding amidohydrolase, with protein sequence MVTKYIDIHPHIISGDQTKYPPSPLFGKQSDWSKERPLEVQGLLDAMNAAGVGKAAIVHSSTCYGYDNSYVCDSVLQHPDRLTAVGSVDLKAPDATQQIKAWMKRGLTGLRLFTGGSTKAFDTSDLDDPASFPAWDLAGQEGLSICIQTGPVGLAQIAGLAKRFPKVNIILDHLSRPVVEDGPPYNSAVSLWAMSAFDNIYMKITPRTTDLAVKGSADPTSLFTKLVETFGAERLAWGSNYPSSDGELMDNLDVARQQMSFLPEAVQRQIFAGTAQKLYPCLADAKVAAE encoded by the coding sequence ATGGTGACAAAATACATAGACATTCACCCGCACATCATCTCGGGCGATCAGACAAAATACCCGCCGTCGCCGCTGTTCGGCAAACAGTCGGACTGGTCCAAGGAGCGCCCGTTGGAGGTGCAGGGACTGCTGGACGCGATGAACGCGGCGGGCGTCGGCAAGGCGGCGATCGTCCACAGTTCGACCTGCTACGGCTATGACAATTCCTATGTCTGCGACTCGGTTCTGCAACATCCCGACCGGCTGACGGCGGTGGGGTCGGTCGACCTCAAGGCACCGGATGCCACACAGCAGATCAAGGCGTGGATGAAGCGTGGCCTGACCGGGCTGCGGCTGTTCACCGGCGGTTCGACCAAGGCGTTCGACACCAGCGATCTGGACGATCCGGCCAGCTTTCCGGCCTGGGATCTGGCGGGGCAAGAGGGGTTGTCGATCTGCATTCAGACCGGACCTGTCGGTCTGGCGCAGATCGCCGGTCTGGCCAAACGGTTCCCCAAGGTGAACATCATCCTCGACCACCTGTCGCGCCCGGTGGTCGAGGACGGCCCGCCTTACAACAGCGCTGTGTCGCTGTGGGCGATGTCGGCCTTCGACAACATCTACATGAAGATCACCCCGCGCACGACCGATCTGGCCGTCAAGGGCAGTGCCGATCCGACATCGCTGTTCACCAAGCTGGTGGAAACCTTCGGCGCCGAACGTCTGGCCTGGGGGTCGAACTACCCTTCGTCGGATGGTGAACTGATGGACAATCTGGACGTGGCGCGGCAGCAGATGAGCTTTCTGCCCGAGGCGGTG